The Polyodon spathula isolate WHYD16114869_AA chromosome 13, ASM1765450v1, whole genome shotgun sequence genome includes a region encoding these proteins:
- the LOC121325735 gene encoding SMC5-SMC6 complex localization factor protein 2-like isoform X2, giving the protein MTDLNRLRKYLSSVVKDRLVLGSPKQHCSDAKTSGRSHCSPAVKPGSGVSMPPPRKHKCKPALPMQKTPDKSPVQEAFARTASWEKAGSPSRGISRSHTHIPMPSVVVKKLCLPSLSFSSFVLASDDSTRKKPVSRNSMAPCVKSSSLACDERTESQDGAAKPHKALDFLCPDSSSSGSPPYTPRKMQSRLHSPEFKETLQNYKKQRELKRQRLEQSQHTVNKSSECQRSNPVSYKSAGPSQLCNTTTPKPVPSSSQRKVRKSLCYSPESQSRHVSPGYKSAEQSPGKRKRDLDEEDGRLKKKPFLKDSGKQVSSSSKAQKESPEVIQHGSHPSHCETVKHKTTAIDRIEFKMALLRRMTNLNNADLSPREEGPPRQSELESGGSLLRRMTNLNNADLSPREEGPPRQSELESGGSLLRRMTNLNNADLSPREEGPPRQSELESGGSLLQRMTNLNNADLSPREEGPLRQSELENGDSSVSDHSLSSAEVALGLTDGKNVNTTEVYHKNGTLSPVLRTPERTEGSSPTLAKSGTLLSPPFREGTPGGDSCSDGGGTLDRTAGYWRDSLDSDEGGAVGSLSSDSDDEDEPLLSLDEFMSRGSKPAATPEKSSYSEPSTPVSSSHFTAGPSRPLSYKNSLESMLKEKEEQQRVKEIDLQFQNDIGEGKVMWKLSEELEEGSADEEEFIPEEHRDFVEKFSIISDAIPDLRPGEEIFHLSNFGKLFTEESLDLRNCGLSPQSREQDALLSFCPRKQPFVCSQGFLKMAFQCAPRQPSLYKWLFQMMSVHSDFLTSTLILKGLRDLALNAADQIVLYNNKTVRVWLPPLEDVVLVFLNMGVPFSSLFPLENLQPDFSEEDIVQRVDAVAEDALESRECDPVCFPLQNFVNVLQYLVMCTSLCPRAYSDRDKLLLLSLLCRVSLEKGLRLHPMVEIQTIIHNLLKSIRHWDTQMPLVCLTLINLAAHHHNLRWLVTLLPIYSRGKQLRRHVSLALISKLLNKNCTYKVENADLQLAELRPYLIRMKPSSLLKNIKAEKKWGNRLGEDQPSEISLDQEAYYLAHSLLALASEVVNFDSVPASQRKHLVLLSAELEKHVKCDIRESDKLVYRSKVKDLVARIYIKWQELLQRSRPLQGKLHDYWEPSVENASTASQEPELEPDGEANKEPVT; this is encoded by the exons ATGACAGACCTCAATCGCCTCAGAAAATACCTCTCTTCTGTTG TTAAAGACCGCCTTGTGCTTGGATCCCCCAAGCAGCACTGCAGTGATGCTAAAACCAGCGGCCGgtctcactgcagcccagcggTGAAGCCAGGCAGTGGAGTATCCATGCCGCCCCCCAGGAAGCACAAGTGTAAACCTGCTCTGCCGATGCAGAAGACTCCTGACAAAAGCCCCGTCCAGGAGGCCTTCGCCAGGACTGCCAGCTGGGAAAAAGCAGGGAGCCCGAGCAGAGGGATCAGCAGGAGTCACACACACATCCCCATGCCCAGTGTGGTGGTGAAGAAGCTGTGTCTGCCCTCCCTCAGCTTCTCCTCCTTCGTGCTGGCCAGTGATGACTCCACCAGGAAGAAGCCTGTCTCTAGAAACAGCATGGCCCCTTGCGTGAAAAGCAGCAGTCTTGCTTGTGATGAAAGGACAGAGTCCCAGGATGGAGCCGCGAAGCCCCACAAGGCGCTTGATTTCCTCTGCCCAGACAGCAGTTCCTCGGGCAGCCCTCCCTACACTCCCAGGAAGATGCAGTCAAGGCTGCACAGCCCAGAGTTCAAGGAGACCCTGCAGAACTACAAGAAGCAGAGGGAGCTGAAGAGGCAAAGGCTGGAACAATCACAGCACACA GTTAACAAATCTTCTGAATGCCAGCGATCAAATCCAGTCTCTTACAAATCGGCAG GCCCGTCCCAGCTCTGTAATACGACAACCCCGAAGCCGGTGCCGTCCTCCAGCCAGCGTAAGGTTCGAAAGAGTTTGTGTTATTCACCTGAGTCTCAAAGCAGGCACGTGAGCCCAGGTTACAAGTCAGCAGAACAATCCCCTGGGAAGAGGAAAAGAGACCTGGACGAGGAGGATGGgaggctgaaaaaaaaaccctttctaaaGGATTCTGGCAAACAAGTGAGCAGCAGTAGCAAGGCCCAGAAAGAGAGCCCCGAGGTTATCCAACACGGCTCCCATCCTTCGCATTGTGAAACCGTTAAGCACAAAACTACAGCCATTGACAGAATTGAATTTAAAATGGCTTTGTTGCGACGCATGACTAACTTGAACAATGCTGACCTCTCTCCCAGGGAGGAAGGTCCGCCGCGGCAGTCTGAACTTGAGAGTGGAGGTTCTTTGTTGCGACGCATGACTAACTTGAACAATGCTGACCTCTCTCCCAGGGAGGAAGGTCCGCCGCGGCAGTCTGAACTTGAGAGTGGAGGTTCTTTGTTGCGACGCATGACTAACTTGAACAATGCTGACCTCTCTCCCAGGGAGGAAGGTCCGCCGCGGCAGTCTGAACTTGAGAGTGGAGGTTCTTTGTTGCAACGCATGACTAACTTGAACAATGCTGACCTCTCTCCCAGGGAGGAAGGTCCGCTGCGGCAGTCTGAACTTGAGAATGGCGATTCTTCTGTCTCTGATCACTCCTTGTCTAGCGCTGAGGTGGCCTTGGGCTTAACAGATGGAAAAAATGTCAACACCACTGAAGTTTACCATAAAAATGGTACATTGTCTCCTGTATTGAGAACACCGGAGAGAACCGAAGGGAGCTCTCCCACTTTAGCTAAGAGCGGCACTTTGCTGTCCCCCCCATTCAGGGAGGGGACTCCTGGTGGAGACTCTTGTTCTGATGGAGGAGGGACTCTGGACAGGACTGCAGGGTACTGGCGGGACAGTTTGGATAGTGATGAGGGAGGCGCTGTGGGCAGCCTGAGCAGTGACAGTGATGATGAGGACGAGCCTTTGTTGTCGCTGGATGAGTTCATGTCTCGGGGTTCAAAGCCAGCTGCCACGCCAGAGAAAAGCTCTTATTCGGAGCCCAGCACTCCTGTGTCCTCGAGCCAT TTTACAGCTGGCCCCAGCAGACCATTAAGTTACAAAAACAGCCTCGAAAGCATGCTGAAAGAAAAGGAGGAACAGCAGAG AGTGAAAGAGATTGATCTCCAGTTCCAGAATGACATCGGAGAGGGCAAGGTGATGTGGAAACTGAGTGAGGAGCTGGAAGAGGGCAGTGCTGATGAAGAGGAGTTCATTCCTGAAGAACACCG tgatttTGTGGAGAagttttccattatttctgaTGCCATTCCGGACCTGCGCCCAGGAGAGGAAATCTTCCACTTGTCAAACTTCGGGAAGCTCTTCACTGAGGAAAGTCTTGACTTGAGAAACTGCGGATTGAGCCCTCAGAGTCGTGAGCAGGACGCGCTTCTGAG TTTCTGCCCTCGAAAACAACCCTTTGTGTGCAGTCAAGGCTTTCTGAAGATGGCGTTTCAGTGTGCTCCTCGTCAGCCATCTCTTTACAAGTGGTTGTTTCAG ATGATGTCTGTCCATTCAGATTTTTTGACTTCTACACTCATTCTTAAAGGGCTAAGAGACCTTGCATTGAATGCTGCTGATCAGATAG ttctatacaacaacaaaacagtccGGGTCTGGCTTCCGCCTCTGGAAGACGTGGTGCTCGTGTTTCTTAATATGGGCGTCCCCTTCAGCAGCCTGTTCCCACTGGAGAATCTCCAGCCAGACTTCTCTGAAGAGGACATTGT GCAAAGGGTAGATGCTGTGGCAGAGGATGCTCTAGAGAGTCGTGAATGTGATCCTGTGTGTTTCCCATTGCAGAACTTTGTCAATGTACTTCAG TATCTGGTGATGTGCACCTCCCTGTGCCCCAGGGCCTACAGTGACCGGgacaagctgctgctgctgtccctGCTGTGCAGAGTCAGCCTGGAGAAGGGGCTGCGCCTGCACCCCATGGTGGAAATCCAGACGATCATTCACAACCTGCTCAAGAGCATCAGGCACTGGGACACGCAG ATGCCTCTAGTTTGTCTAACTTTGATCAACCTAGCAGCTCATCACCATAACCTGCGATGGCTGGTTACATTACTGCCCATCTACTCCCGCGGCAA ACAACTCAGGAGACATGTGAGCCTGGCGCTCATCTCCAAACTCTTGAACAAGAACTGCACTTACAAGGTGGAAAATGCTGATCTTCAG CTAGCTGAACTTCGTCCCTACTTGATTCGAATGAAGCCCTCCTCTCtcttaaaaaatattaaagctgAAAAGAAGTGGGGGAATCGGCTGGGAGAGGATCAGCCATCAGAAATCAGCCTGGATCAGGAG GCATACTACCTTGCACATAGCCTGTTGGCATTGGCCAGTGAAGTGGTGAACTTTGATTCTGTTCCTGCCAGTCAAAGA AAACACCTAGTGCTACTGTCTGCTGAACTGGAAAAGCACGTGAAATGTGATATCAGGGAGAGCGATAAGCTTGTTTACCGCAGCAAG GTCAAGGATTTGGTTGCTCGGATTTATATAAAATGGCAGGAACTCCTTCAGAGATCCAGGCCTCTGCAG ggtaAGCTGCATGACTACTGGGAGCCTTCAGTAGAGAATGCCAGCACAGCCAGCCAAGAACCAGAACTGGAACCTGACGGGGAGGCCAACAAAGAACCTGTGACTTAA
- the LOC121325735 gene encoding SMC5-SMC6 complex localization factor protein 2-like isoform X1, protein MHVNSGVQCPRPSKLESVTMKDRKPLGLAGGNQAITSLFSPSCDPVKDRLVLGSPKQHCSDAKTSGRSHCSPAVKPGSGVSMPPPRKHKCKPALPMQKTPDKSPVQEAFARTASWEKAGSPSRGISRSHTHIPMPSVVVKKLCLPSLSFSSFVLASDDSTRKKPVSRNSMAPCVKSSSLACDERTESQDGAAKPHKALDFLCPDSSSSGSPPYTPRKMQSRLHSPEFKETLQNYKKQRELKRQRLEQSQHTVNKSSECQRSNPVSYKSAGPSQLCNTTTPKPVPSSSQRKVRKSLCYSPESQSRHVSPGYKSAEQSPGKRKRDLDEEDGRLKKKPFLKDSGKQVSSSSKAQKESPEVIQHGSHPSHCETVKHKTTAIDRIEFKMALLRRMTNLNNADLSPREEGPPRQSELESGGSLLRRMTNLNNADLSPREEGPPRQSELESGGSLLRRMTNLNNADLSPREEGPPRQSELESGGSLLQRMTNLNNADLSPREEGPLRQSELENGDSSVSDHSLSSAEVALGLTDGKNVNTTEVYHKNGTLSPVLRTPERTEGSSPTLAKSGTLLSPPFREGTPGGDSCSDGGGTLDRTAGYWRDSLDSDEGGAVGSLSSDSDDEDEPLLSLDEFMSRGSKPAATPEKSSYSEPSTPVSSSHFTAGPSRPLSYKNSLESMLKEKEEQQRVKEIDLQFQNDIGEGKVMWKLSEELEEGSADEEEFIPEEHRDFVEKFSIISDAIPDLRPGEEIFHLSNFGKLFTEESLDLRNCGLSPQSREQDALLSFCPRKQPFVCSQGFLKMAFQCAPRQPSLYKWLFQMMSVHSDFLTSTLILKGLRDLALNAADQIVLYNNKTVRVWLPPLEDVVLVFLNMGVPFSSLFPLENLQPDFSEEDIVQRVDAVAEDALESRECDPVCFPLQNFVNVLQYLVMCTSLCPRAYSDRDKLLLLSLLCRVSLEKGLRLHPMVEIQTIIHNLLKSIRHWDTQMPLVCLTLINLAAHHHNLRWLVTLLPIYSRGKQLRRHVSLALISKLLNKNCTYKVENADLQLAELRPYLIRMKPSSLLKNIKAEKKWGNRLGEDQPSEISLDQEAYYLAHSLLALASEVVNFDSVPASQRKHLVLLSAELEKHVKCDIRESDKLVYRSKVKDLVARIYIKWQELLQRSRPLQGKLHDYWEPSVENASTASQEPELEPDGEANKEPVT, encoded by the exons TAATCAAGCTATTACGAGTTTGTTCAGCCCGAGCTGTGATCCAG TTAAAGACCGCCTTGTGCTTGGATCCCCCAAGCAGCACTGCAGTGATGCTAAAACCAGCGGCCGgtctcactgcagcccagcggTGAAGCCAGGCAGTGGAGTATCCATGCCGCCCCCCAGGAAGCACAAGTGTAAACCTGCTCTGCCGATGCAGAAGACTCCTGACAAAAGCCCCGTCCAGGAGGCCTTCGCCAGGACTGCCAGCTGGGAAAAAGCAGGGAGCCCGAGCAGAGGGATCAGCAGGAGTCACACACACATCCCCATGCCCAGTGTGGTGGTGAAGAAGCTGTGTCTGCCCTCCCTCAGCTTCTCCTCCTTCGTGCTGGCCAGTGATGACTCCACCAGGAAGAAGCCTGTCTCTAGAAACAGCATGGCCCCTTGCGTGAAAAGCAGCAGTCTTGCTTGTGATGAAAGGACAGAGTCCCAGGATGGAGCCGCGAAGCCCCACAAGGCGCTTGATTTCCTCTGCCCAGACAGCAGTTCCTCGGGCAGCCCTCCCTACACTCCCAGGAAGATGCAGTCAAGGCTGCACAGCCCAGAGTTCAAGGAGACCCTGCAGAACTACAAGAAGCAGAGGGAGCTGAAGAGGCAAAGGCTGGAACAATCACAGCACACA GTTAACAAATCTTCTGAATGCCAGCGATCAAATCCAGTCTCTTACAAATCGGCAG GCCCGTCCCAGCTCTGTAATACGACAACCCCGAAGCCGGTGCCGTCCTCCAGCCAGCGTAAGGTTCGAAAGAGTTTGTGTTATTCACCTGAGTCTCAAAGCAGGCACGTGAGCCCAGGTTACAAGTCAGCAGAACAATCCCCTGGGAAGAGGAAAAGAGACCTGGACGAGGAGGATGGgaggctgaaaaaaaaaccctttctaaaGGATTCTGGCAAACAAGTGAGCAGCAGTAGCAAGGCCCAGAAAGAGAGCCCCGAGGTTATCCAACACGGCTCCCATCCTTCGCATTGTGAAACCGTTAAGCACAAAACTACAGCCATTGACAGAATTGAATTTAAAATGGCTTTGTTGCGACGCATGACTAACTTGAACAATGCTGACCTCTCTCCCAGGGAGGAAGGTCCGCCGCGGCAGTCTGAACTTGAGAGTGGAGGTTCTTTGTTGCGACGCATGACTAACTTGAACAATGCTGACCTCTCTCCCAGGGAGGAAGGTCCGCCGCGGCAGTCTGAACTTGAGAGTGGAGGTTCTTTGTTGCGACGCATGACTAACTTGAACAATGCTGACCTCTCTCCCAGGGAGGAAGGTCCGCCGCGGCAGTCTGAACTTGAGAGTGGAGGTTCTTTGTTGCAACGCATGACTAACTTGAACAATGCTGACCTCTCTCCCAGGGAGGAAGGTCCGCTGCGGCAGTCTGAACTTGAGAATGGCGATTCTTCTGTCTCTGATCACTCCTTGTCTAGCGCTGAGGTGGCCTTGGGCTTAACAGATGGAAAAAATGTCAACACCACTGAAGTTTACCATAAAAATGGTACATTGTCTCCTGTATTGAGAACACCGGAGAGAACCGAAGGGAGCTCTCCCACTTTAGCTAAGAGCGGCACTTTGCTGTCCCCCCCATTCAGGGAGGGGACTCCTGGTGGAGACTCTTGTTCTGATGGAGGAGGGACTCTGGACAGGACTGCAGGGTACTGGCGGGACAGTTTGGATAGTGATGAGGGAGGCGCTGTGGGCAGCCTGAGCAGTGACAGTGATGATGAGGACGAGCCTTTGTTGTCGCTGGATGAGTTCATGTCTCGGGGTTCAAAGCCAGCTGCCACGCCAGAGAAAAGCTCTTATTCGGAGCCCAGCACTCCTGTGTCCTCGAGCCAT TTTACAGCTGGCCCCAGCAGACCATTAAGTTACAAAAACAGCCTCGAAAGCATGCTGAAAGAAAAGGAGGAACAGCAGAG AGTGAAAGAGATTGATCTCCAGTTCCAGAATGACATCGGAGAGGGCAAGGTGATGTGGAAACTGAGTGAGGAGCTGGAAGAGGGCAGTGCTGATGAAGAGGAGTTCATTCCTGAAGAACACCG tgatttTGTGGAGAagttttccattatttctgaTGCCATTCCGGACCTGCGCCCAGGAGAGGAAATCTTCCACTTGTCAAACTTCGGGAAGCTCTTCACTGAGGAAAGTCTTGACTTGAGAAACTGCGGATTGAGCCCTCAGAGTCGTGAGCAGGACGCGCTTCTGAG TTTCTGCCCTCGAAAACAACCCTTTGTGTGCAGTCAAGGCTTTCTGAAGATGGCGTTTCAGTGTGCTCCTCGTCAGCCATCTCTTTACAAGTGGTTGTTTCAG ATGATGTCTGTCCATTCAGATTTTTTGACTTCTACACTCATTCTTAAAGGGCTAAGAGACCTTGCATTGAATGCTGCTGATCAGATAG ttctatacaacaacaaaacagtccGGGTCTGGCTTCCGCCTCTGGAAGACGTGGTGCTCGTGTTTCTTAATATGGGCGTCCCCTTCAGCAGCCTGTTCCCACTGGAGAATCTCCAGCCAGACTTCTCTGAAGAGGACATTGT GCAAAGGGTAGATGCTGTGGCAGAGGATGCTCTAGAGAGTCGTGAATGTGATCCTGTGTGTTTCCCATTGCAGAACTTTGTCAATGTACTTCAG TATCTGGTGATGTGCACCTCCCTGTGCCCCAGGGCCTACAGTGACCGGgacaagctgctgctgctgtccctGCTGTGCAGAGTCAGCCTGGAGAAGGGGCTGCGCCTGCACCCCATGGTGGAAATCCAGACGATCATTCACAACCTGCTCAAGAGCATCAGGCACTGGGACACGCAG ATGCCTCTAGTTTGTCTAACTTTGATCAACCTAGCAGCTCATCACCATAACCTGCGATGGCTGGTTACATTACTGCCCATCTACTCCCGCGGCAA ACAACTCAGGAGACATGTGAGCCTGGCGCTCATCTCCAAACTCTTGAACAAGAACTGCACTTACAAGGTGGAAAATGCTGATCTTCAG CTAGCTGAACTTCGTCCCTACTTGATTCGAATGAAGCCCTCCTCTCtcttaaaaaatattaaagctgAAAAGAAGTGGGGGAATCGGCTGGGAGAGGATCAGCCATCAGAAATCAGCCTGGATCAGGAG GCATACTACCTTGCACATAGCCTGTTGGCATTGGCCAGTGAAGTGGTGAACTTTGATTCTGTTCCTGCCAGTCAAAGA AAACACCTAGTGCTACTGTCTGCTGAACTGGAAAAGCACGTGAAATGTGATATCAGGGAGAGCGATAAGCTTGTTTACCGCAGCAAG GTCAAGGATTTGGTTGCTCGGATTTATATAAAATGGCAGGAACTCCTTCAGAGATCCAGGCCTCTGCAG ggtaAGCTGCATGACTACTGGGAGCCTTCAGTAGAGAATGCCAGCACAGCCAGCCAAGAACCAGAACTGGAACCTGACGGGGAGGCCAACAAAGAACCTGTGACTTAA
- the LOC121325735 gene encoding SMC5-SMC6 complex localization factor protein 2-like isoform X3, with amino-acid sequence MPPPRKHKCKPALPMQKTPDKSPVQEAFARTASWEKAGSPSRGISRSHTHIPMPSVVVKKLCLPSLSFSSFVLASDDSTRKKPVSRNSMAPCVKSSSLACDERTESQDGAAKPHKALDFLCPDSSSSGSPPYTPRKMQSRLHSPEFKETLQNYKKQRELKRQRLEQSQHTVNKSSECQRSNPVSYKSAGPSQLCNTTTPKPVPSSSQRKVRKSLCYSPESQSRHVSPGYKSAEQSPGKRKRDLDEEDGRLKKKPFLKDSGKQVSSSSKAQKESPEVIQHGSHPSHCETVKHKTTAIDRIEFKMALLRRMTNLNNADLSPREEGPPRQSELESGGSLLRRMTNLNNADLSPREEGPPRQSELESGGSLLRRMTNLNNADLSPREEGPPRQSELESGGSLLQRMTNLNNADLSPREEGPLRQSELENGDSSVSDHSLSSAEVALGLTDGKNVNTTEVYHKNGTLSPVLRTPERTEGSSPTLAKSGTLLSPPFREGTPGGDSCSDGGGTLDRTAGYWRDSLDSDEGGAVGSLSSDSDDEDEPLLSLDEFMSRGSKPAATPEKSSYSEPSTPVSSSHFTAGPSRPLSYKNSLESMLKEKEEQQRVKEIDLQFQNDIGEGKVMWKLSEELEEGSADEEEFIPEEHRDFVEKFSIISDAIPDLRPGEEIFHLSNFGKLFTEESLDLRNCGLSPQSREQDALLSFCPRKQPFVCSQGFLKMAFQCAPRQPSLYKWLFQMMSVHSDFLTSTLILKGLRDLALNAADQIVLYNNKTVRVWLPPLEDVVLVFLNMGVPFSSLFPLENLQPDFSEEDIVQRVDAVAEDALESRECDPVCFPLQNFVNVLQYLVMCTSLCPRAYSDRDKLLLLSLLCRVSLEKGLRLHPMVEIQTIIHNLLKSIRHWDTQMPLVCLTLINLAAHHHNLRWLVTLLPIYSRGKQLRRHVSLALISKLLNKNCTYKVENADLQLAELRPYLIRMKPSSLLKNIKAEKKWGNRLGEDQPSEISLDQEAYYLAHSLLALASEVVNFDSVPASQRKHLVLLSAELEKHVKCDIRESDKLVYRSKVKDLVARIYIKWQELLQRSRPLQGKLHDYWEPSVENASTASQEPELEPDGEANKEPVT; translated from the exons ATGCCGCCCCCCAGGAAGCACAAGTGTAAACCTGCTCTGCCGATGCAGAAGACTCCTGACAAAAGCCCCGTCCAGGAGGCCTTCGCCAGGACTGCCAGCTGGGAAAAAGCAGGGAGCCCGAGCAGAGGGATCAGCAGGAGTCACACACACATCCCCATGCCCAGTGTGGTGGTGAAGAAGCTGTGTCTGCCCTCCCTCAGCTTCTCCTCCTTCGTGCTGGCCAGTGATGACTCCACCAGGAAGAAGCCTGTCTCTAGAAACAGCATGGCCCCTTGCGTGAAAAGCAGCAGTCTTGCTTGTGATGAAAGGACAGAGTCCCAGGATGGAGCCGCGAAGCCCCACAAGGCGCTTGATTTCCTCTGCCCAGACAGCAGTTCCTCGGGCAGCCCTCCCTACACTCCCAGGAAGATGCAGTCAAGGCTGCACAGCCCAGAGTTCAAGGAGACCCTGCAGAACTACAAGAAGCAGAGGGAGCTGAAGAGGCAAAGGCTGGAACAATCACAGCACACA GTTAACAAATCTTCTGAATGCCAGCGATCAAATCCAGTCTCTTACAAATCGGCAG GCCCGTCCCAGCTCTGTAATACGACAACCCCGAAGCCGGTGCCGTCCTCCAGCCAGCGTAAGGTTCGAAAGAGTTTGTGTTATTCACCTGAGTCTCAAAGCAGGCACGTGAGCCCAGGTTACAAGTCAGCAGAACAATCCCCTGGGAAGAGGAAAAGAGACCTGGACGAGGAGGATGGgaggctgaaaaaaaaaccctttctaaaGGATTCTGGCAAACAAGTGAGCAGCAGTAGCAAGGCCCAGAAAGAGAGCCCCGAGGTTATCCAACACGGCTCCCATCCTTCGCATTGTGAAACCGTTAAGCACAAAACTACAGCCATTGACAGAATTGAATTTAAAATGGCTTTGTTGCGACGCATGACTAACTTGAACAATGCTGACCTCTCTCCCAGGGAGGAAGGTCCGCCGCGGCAGTCTGAACTTGAGAGTGGAGGTTCTTTGTTGCGACGCATGACTAACTTGAACAATGCTGACCTCTCTCCCAGGGAGGAAGGTCCGCCGCGGCAGTCTGAACTTGAGAGTGGAGGTTCTTTGTTGCGACGCATGACTAACTTGAACAATGCTGACCTCTCTCCCAGGGAGGAAGGTCCGCCGCGGCAGTCTGAACTTGAGAGTGGAGGTTCTTTGTTGCAACGCATGACTAACTTGAACAATGCTGACCTCTCTCCCAGGGAGGAAGGTCCGCTGCGGCAGTCTGAACTTGAGAATGGCGATTCTTCTGTCTCTGATCACTCCTTGTCTAGCGCTGAGGTGGCCTTGGGCTTAACAGATGGAAAAAATGTCAACACCACTGAAGTTTACCATAAAAATGGTACATTGTCTCCTGTATTGAGAACACCGGAGAGAACCGAAGGGAGCTCTCCCACTTTAGCTAAGAGCGGCACTTTGCTGTCCCCCCCATTCAGGGAGGGGACTCCTGGTGGAGACTCTTGTTCTGATGGAGGAGGGACTCTGGACAGGACTGCAGGGTACTGGCGGGACAGTTTGGATAGTGATGAGGGAGGCGCTGTGGGCAGCCTGAGCAGTGACAGTGATGATGAGGACGAGCCTTTGTTGTCGCTGGATGAGTTCATGTCTCGGGGTTCAAAGCCAGCTGCCACGCCAGAGAAAAGCTCTTATTCGGAGCCCAGCACTCCTGTGTCCTCGAGCCAT TTTACAGCTGGCCCCAGCAGACCATTAAGTTACAAAAACAGCCTCGAAAGCATGCTGAAAGAAAAGGAGGAACAGCAGAG AGTGAAAGAGATTGATCTCCAGTTCCAGAATGACATCGGAGAGGGCAAGGTGATGTGGAAACTGAGTGAGGAGCTGGAAGAGGGCAGTGCTGATGAAGAGGAGTTCATTCCTGAAGAACACCG tgatttTGTGGAGAagttttccattatttctgaTGCCATTCCGGACCTGCGCCCAGGAGAGGAAATCTTCCACTTGTCAAACTTCGGGAAGCTCTTCACTGAGGAAAGTCTTGACTTGAGAAACTGCGGATTGAGCCCTCAGAGTCGTGAGCAGGACGCGCTTCTGAG TTTCTGCCCTCGAAAACAACCCTTTGTGTGCAGTCAAGGCTTTCTGAAGATGGCGTTTCAGTGTGCTCCTCGTCAGCCATCTCTTTACAAGTGGTTGTTTCAG ATGATGTCTGTCCATTCAGATTTTTTGACTTCTACACTCATTCTTAAAGGGCTAAGAGACCTTGCATTGAATGCTGCTGATCAGATAG ttctatacaacaacaaaacagtccGGGTCTGGCTTCCGCCTCTGGAAGACGTGGTGCTCGTGTTTCTTAATATGGGCGTCCCCTTCAGCAGCCTGTTCCCACTGGAGAATCTCCAGCCAGACTTCTCTGAAGAGGACATTGT GCAAAGGGTAGATGCTGTGGCAGAGGATGCTCTAGAGAGTCGTGAATGTGATCCTGTGTGTTTCCCATTGCAGAACTTTGTCAATGTACTTCAG TATCTGGTGATGTGCACCTCCCTGTGCCCCAGGGCCTACAGTGACCGGgacaagctgctgctgctgtccctGCTGTGCAGAGTCAGCCTGGAGAAGGGGCTGCGCCTGCACCCCATGGTGGAAATCCAGACGATCATTCACAACCTGCTCAAGAGCATCAGGCACTGGGACACGCAG ATGCCTCTAGTTTGTCTAACTTTGATCAACCTAGCAGCTCATCACCATAACCTGCGATGGCTGGTTACATTACTGCCCATCTACTCCCGCGGCAA ACAACTCAGGAGACATGTGAGCCTGGCGCTCATCTCCAAACTCTTGAACAAGAACTGCACTTACAAGGTGGAAAATGCTGATCTTCAG CTAGCTGAACTTCGTCCCTACTTGATTCGAATGAAGCCCTCCTCTCtcttaaaaaatattaaagctgAAAAGAAGTGGGGGAATCGGCTGGGAGAGGATCAGCCATCAGAAATCAGCCTGGATCAGGAG GCATACTACCTTGCACATAGCCTGTTGGCATTGGCCAGTGAAGTGGTGAACTTTGATTCTGTTCCTGCCAGTCAAAGA AAACACCTAGTGCTACTGTCTGCTGAACTGGAAAAGCACGTGAAATGTGATATCAGGGAGAGCGATAAGCTTGTTTACCGCAGCAAG GTCAAGGATTTGGTTGCTCGGATTTATATAAAATGGCAGGAACTCCTTCAGAGATCCAGGCCTCTGCAG ggtaAGCTGCATGACTACTGGGAGCCTTCAGTAGAGAATGCCAGCACAGCCAGCCAAGAACCAGAACTGGAACCTGACGGGGAGGCCAACAAAGAACCTGTGACTTAA